CAACCTGGTATACTTTCCTCCAGAAATGTCGAATTGTGGCTTTGTTGGCCGTCAATAAATATCAACAATCTTCACTAATAGATCTAAACGAATGATTAATACTTACTCTTTGTTAATAAGCTTGACAGTAATTAAGCAATATGTTTCTATTTCTGCTGCTTCATAATCTATTTGATTAATGTGCGACATATAGTCCTTCTTGATGATCCACAATCGGATAGTAAAACTTGTGTCATGGAAGTACGTTTATTTTTGCTAGCCGTGACCACAAGTATGTTTATTTTTGCTAGCTGTGACCACAAATAAGACTTTACACATGTAATGATTAAAAGAGAACAAGGAACACGTAAAGACTTGCATACTCCTAATTTGGTGTTTGGGGGACGGACAAtagctaccatttttatatcAATACATCACCCCccttttaatgtagtttttattcTTTACTTTTTTGAGGTTTTTAACGTGAGTTGCACTTGATTTATACGTTTATCTCATTTTGATTTGCAACAAATTAGAGGAGGGAGAGGCGTCGTGAGATTTTAAGTTTTATGTAtcaataatgtaaaaaatatttatataatttagtaACTATAAGATTATTATAGATAGATTTTTATATTAATCATTAATTGATATCCTGATAAAAATATGAACTAATTAACTACTATCACAATTTAGAATTCATTAATAATGTATAAGATCTTCACACAGTAATATTACATTATAACTTAAATCCATACGGACAATTTGGTGTTATAGGTTGCATACACTTTGGAAATGTCTCATTCTAGATGAACTTTTAACTCAGTGCGACTTTATTGAGGACGTCGATGATAATTACTGAGTACTCTTCGTATTCATCCTTCTcctatatttattttatgtgataCGACAGACGCAGATCCGAGTATTTCAACTGTGAGCCAACTATTCATGGTGGCTAAACTTTCCTATtttgtctatttttttattctcaTTTTCAGTTGTCGGATTGTATTCTTAAAATTTAAGATGCTCTTGAATAGGGCTTAAACCTATTCATACAGTGATGTTCAAATATATGGATATGTCATGAATTTCACTATCTTATTAAGTACTCCATTCGTTCCAAAAAGATTGTTTTAGTTCGGAGTACGAGGGTCAAGCTAACTAATGTTCGGTGTAAATTAGgacatataatttatttattttttgaaataaaagttacATAATTAGAAACTATagaaaaagtactataagtcacgatagttaataatttaaaatatttggaaagtatttgaaaattttatggtcaaattaagaaaatattttttgacagTCCATATAGTAACAACGACAGtctttttgggacggaaggagtatgaTTTAGATTATTTTCCTGTTATGATTATCATTATGGTCTCAATGGTGGAACATATGAATTATTCACCTGGCAAAGGGGTTGCGGACCCGATCACGGATCCTTAGGAAATTTGGGCCGTGACAGTTTTAATATCTTTTtcgggaaaagggtcaaatttaccctccaattattgtttatagtttaGATTTGTCATCCGTTAAAAGTTTTGGTTCATATTTGTCCCTCCCGTTAAGAAACTCGTTACATTTATCCTTATCACTAACGAATTGCTGACTAGGAGTTCTTGTCTATCCACATAGACgccatgtgtatatatgatttttcttttattttatatcatACCAATGAAATTTTGCcatgtaattttctttttctattaaaaaaaatatatataatacataatctTCGTCTCCACCACTATCACCGCAATGCAATGCCGCCGGTTAAATTACTAAAAATTAACCCATTActtccccatttttttttaatccaaaccCATTACTTCTCCAACTACCTCCCACTCAACAAGAAAATTAGCTCAGCAGCAAGGAAACGGCTACAAATTCAACTAACACAAGCAAGACCCATTTGTAATCCAACAATAACTACAAAACCCAAACACTAAAAATTGAAGATAGAGAAAAGGAAACAGCtctaaatttaacaaaataagcAAGACCCATTTGCAAATTCTCATCTGCCCTTcaactcaacttcaacaacCAGCAAGCCGACATTAATCTAGACATATTTTTTGTCGAGGCCCTTTACTTCCTACAATGCTTTATTAACTGAAGCCATTGAAGAACCCCAAGATTATCGCTCTGCTAGGCTCAGACACATGCAAAATCAAATTGATCAGCCAACCAAAGCCCATCTACTATACGTCTCATCATTCATTTCTTCTCATTTTGCATTTTTGGGTGGGAGGTAGATGGACAAGTAATGGGTTTGGGTGAAAAAGTGGGGAAGTAATGGGTTGATTTTTAGTAATTTAACCGGCGGCGTTGCACTGCAGTGACGGTGGTGGAGAAGAAGATTAggtattatatattttttttaacagaaaaagaaaattacatgGCAAAATTTCATTGGTAtgatataaataaaagaaaaattatctaTGTGGATAGACTCCTAGTCAGCAATCCGTTAGTGATAAGGGTAAATGTAACAAGTTTCTTAATGGGAGGCAAATATGAACCAAAACTTTAACAGCGCAAATCTAAACTATAAACAACAGTTGGAGGGcaaatttaacccttttcccatTCTTTTTCTATAATTCTTGATTAGCCATTTGGAAAATGCATGGCAGTTTAAgcaaggcatatatatatatatatatatatatatatatatatagagagagagagagagagagagagagagagagagagttttgCTAACCTACAACCTTCAGATTTACAGATTTATTGGGTTCTTTCCATTTTCACCCATTGCCCCCTCAAACCCAATAGATTTTTGCTTAATTTCATATTCCTCCTAACACTaattctctttgttttccttcTAACATTGCAACCTAGAGTGAATGTAAAAATTAATAAGTTTGTCAcatagaaattatttttctaatctTACACACCTGCCAAAAGAAATACTTATGCTATTTACATATACCCATCaccaatttttcaataaaactaaaaaacatattgaaataaaaaagaaatacaaatGCAAGCACAAAGTGATTCACAAACACACTCTAATCGTGCATCACAGAGAAAGAGGAGTGACTATTtcacttaatattttaaaattgaaaattctgGAAGGTATCAGCTCAAAGATCATCCATTTCCATCAAAATAATTGATCCGATGTTtgaagaggaagagagaaaaagatcTGAAAGTGTTTGGAGAAGGAGGATTGTTGTTAAATTACTTAAACTAAAGTTATCAAAGAAGTAGGGATATTTTGGGCAAATAAAAAGTGGGTACAATGCTAACCTACAACCTTCATGTTGTAGGTAGCAAAACCCATATATATCaaaacccatatatatataacatatgatGTGTGTACATGTGTGGGCgggtaagttttttttttttcttgtaataaAATGTTGTCGACATTTACCACTGCTATTGTCGAACAATTAATCCTAATTTTACAAATGAACAGTTCATTAGGTGAGATATACAATTACAATGAAAGCTTATTCTCTTTTGTGAGTTTAATTACATGCATTCCCAAGACCATGACTTGTAACTAGTAAGTAATATTTTAAAGCAATGAGGAAAAATGGTAACCAATTCATGTTCCTCCAAATTACTACATTCAAATCAGGAAGAGGCTTTAGTcaaatgattttttcttttttcacacTCGGCCGAGAGTCAAAACGggcttgggggggggggggggggggggggctctAATCTACTAATTTTGCTTATCCTAAGTCGTTTCGTAGGGTGTATTAGGTAGAAGAATACTGATATAAAATTTTAGTATAATGTTGGGCTGCAAATTTAAGTCTAGTACAACTAATTAATACCTGTATTACTTATACACCctattcattattttatttttatacataataaacAATGACATTAACAATACAAGCACTATTCTTATACTTATATACCATATTCAATACtatttaaaaattatgtaatgcatgttatttttaatacaacaaaccaaaacATTCCTATGAAATAATGCCAGCATAAGTAATCCCAACATTATATTAGTTCCAAAGATAACTTATCTTCGAACCAAACGATCGACCCCTAATTAAGTGCTTGTTGGTATAAACATTAAGCTTgtgtacaaataaaaaaataaaaaaataaccatGTTCTGGTAAAAATTATTTGTGTTCACTTTGCTGATGCTTAGAAGGGAATGAACTGAGGAAAGTTCAATTTTTATCTCTTATCTCTGATCATGTGTGGGCACCGCCCTTCCCCATTGCACAATTGGTTGAATAATCAAGTCTGACATAGTAATAAGAATAATGTTTAGGAATAACTGTTATCTCATATAGTTTATATTTCACCTCCCACATGCAAGGTTGACTTAATTATCAAGTCAGCAGACAAATTAAATCTGTTCTTTAATTCAACTATAATACATCACCTTGTTCATACTATCGCCTCACATGATATTTGTagaagaaacaaaacaaaaccctCCATTCTCTAATATTCCTCATGAGAAAACAAGTGGGGAAAAAAGAGAAGTACAATGGGGTAAATTAATTCTAAGTGGTACTGAAAACAAAATTAACCATGCCTTTGATTATGTCCAAAGAAAGTCTCCCTCTTGAGAAATTCCTGAATTACATTTGTGGGAGCTAGAGTCAAAAGTAATTGAGGTTGTCTGAGAAGAAGAATGACTTGTCATCTGCTACTAATTCATGTAATGGTGAGGTCAAAGCTGTTGGTTGATCTTGTGATTGCATTTGGATGCAAAGGATCTCAGCTTGAGCCAATGCAAGTTGCATTTGCAGCTGGGAGACCTGGTTCTGCAAGTAGGATATGGCACCAACACATCCATATACAGGATCCTTCATCCTTGCATTTGCTTCATATACTAGACTGCTCACTGCATCTCCCCTTTGATGCACCGGAAGCTCCTGCAAAACGGTACTAGTTTAACTACGCTATCCACTGACGGtccaaataattttattttacagTATCAAATTAACTTAAAGATGACTAAAAAGGGCAGTCGGGTGCACTAAGCTCGCGGGGTTtagggaagggccggaccacaagggtctattgtaccagccttaccctgcatttctgcaagaggctgttttCACGGCTTAAATCTGTGATCAGGAGGTCACACGGcaacaactttaccagttaTATCGAGGCTCCTATTCAACTTAAAGATGACTACAGTAAAATAATGCAGTTCACTTGTTACAATATATGTTAAAATATATTGTACTGTTGGAAGAAAGAGAGACCTGTAACATTTTGCTGATATTGCTGGCACCAAAGACCTTATGAACAATGGCAAATTTGTGAGGATTATCAGAAGGGAAGTAAGGAGAAAATACGCAATCCTTGGCGCAACGGCGTCTCAGCAGCTTGCATGAAGCGCATGGAGAGTTTCCTGCACCCATCTTTATTATTTCTGTGTTATAGGACTAGTGTTTAGAAAGAGTAAATGAGTATAGGACTAACTGACTAAGTTAATTATGGAGAATGGAACtcaattgtatgtatatatttatagcTAGGACAGCTAACCGCGTTCAATACTAATcctattttaaaattgaaaagtgTTCGCATGAATTAAAATACATGAAATAGTAGATGTGATTAgtttaattatataatatatagtatcTCAGATGAGAAAGGACTTTTAGAGTTATCATTGAATTTTGAGAAAAGC
This portion of the Lycium ferocissimum isolate CSIRO_LF1 chromosome 1, AGI_CSIRO_Lferr_CH_V1, whole genome shotgun sequence genome encodes:
- the LOC132029778 gene encoding LOB domain-containing protein 12-like, producing MGAGNSPCASCKLLRRRCAKDCVFSPYFPSDNPHKFAIVHKVFGASNISKMLQELPVHQRGDAVSSLVYEANARMKDPVYGCVGAISYLQNQVSQLQMQLALAQAEILCIQMQSQDQPTALTSPLHELVADDKSFFFSDNLNYF